The following coding sequences lie in one Cronobacter universalis NCTC 9529 genomic window:
- a CDS encoding DUF3999 family protein, translating to MKQLWVALVWAFAATCAASDDTSRAERPQDYARGMELAVEGQSPWYRLPLPETVYSQSAWPDLRDIRVFNAQGASVPFALETTTPPAPAPQRAPLTVYKLDAQPVKTSEEGQRTVLLTSPSGVQIRMENAPVEQLSASWLIPLGENNGERELTQLQLAWPQQVNGWQARVDVLASETMRDWQPVIADAPLLDLASGNQRLLQNTVDFSNAPSRFGAKYLLVVVKNAGAPLDFTSATGQWQAPHPEPRRITLAARGEKENDDAAVYRWARPQPFDALTLRPQLENAVVPVEIEYRSADNMAWQPLARTVIYRLPERPAVTLPLHGELISALRVRAVNQRFGDAFPEVTGERDEKTLVFNAQGSGPFLLAWGNGAAKAQALELQTLVPGSNDPEMLPYAQTVKAVTLGGEARLTAKDATAQRNALYTWIIWGVLVAGAVGLLLLAWRLWREIRGEKAA from the coding sequence ATGAAACAGTTATGGGTGGCTCTTGTCTGGGCGTTTGCCGCGACGTGCGCGGCCAGTGACGACACTTCTCGCGCCGAGCGCCCGCAGGATTACGCGCGCGGCATGGAGCTTGCGGTGGAAGGGCAGTCGCCGTGGTACCGGCTGCCGCTGCCGGAGACGGTTTATTCGCAGAGCGCCTGGCCGGATCTGCGCGATATCCGCGTGTTTAATGCGCAGGGCGCAAGTGTGCCGTTTGCGCTCGAAACCACCACGCCGCCCGCGCCTGCGCCGCAGCGCGCGCCGCTGACGGTCTACAAGCTTGACGCACAGCCGGTGAAAACCAGCGAAGAAGGGCAGCGCACGGTGCTGTTAACCTCGCCGTCCGGCGTGCAGATCCGCATGGAAAACGCGCCGGTTGAGCAACTGAGCGCCAGCTGGCTGATCCCGCTTGGCGAGAACAACGGCGAGCGTGAGCTGACCCAACTGCAACTGGCGTGGCCGCAACAGGTCAACGGCTGGCAGGCCCGCGTGGACGTGCTCGCGAGCGAGACGATGCGCGACTGGCAGCCAGTCATCGCGGATGCGCCGCTGCTGGATTTAGCCTCGGGCAATCAGCGGCTGTTGCAGAACACGGTGGATTTCAGTAACGCGCCGTCGCGCTTTGGCGCGAAATATCTGCTGGTGGTGGTGAAAAACGCCGGAGCGCCGCTCGATTTCACTTCCGCCACCGGGCAGTGGCAGGCGCCGCACCCCGAGCCGCGTCGCATCACCCTTGCCGCGCGAGGCGAGAAAGAAAACGATGACGCCGCCGTGTATCGCTGGGCGCGGCCACAGCCGTTCGATGCCCTGACGCTGCGCCCGCAGCTTGAGAACGCCGTCGTGCCGGTGGAGATTGAGTATCGCAGCGCGGATAACATGGCGTGGCAGCCGCTCGCCCGTACCGTTATTTATCGTCTGCCGGAGCGCCCGGCGGTGACGCTGCCGCTGCACGGCGAGCTGATTTCCGCGCTCCGCGTGCGGGCGGTGAACCAGCGCTTTGGCGACGCGTTCCCGGAAGTGACCGGCGAACGGGACGAAAAAACGCTGGTGTTTAACGCCCAGGGCAGCGGCCCGTTCCTGCTCGCCTGGGGCAATGGCGCGGCGAAAGCGCAGGCGCTGGAGCTACAAACGCTGGTGCCTGGTTCAAACGATCCGGAGATGTTGCCTTACGCGCAGACGGTAAAAGCGGTGACGCTTGGCGGCGAGGCGCGGCTGACGGCCAAAGACGCCACCGCGCAGCGCAACGCGCTATATACCTGGATTATCTGGGGTGTGCTGGTGGCGGGCGCAGTCGGGTTGCTGCTGCTCGCCTGGCGGCTGTGGCGCGAGATTCGCGGCGAAAAAGCGGCGTAA
- the tgt gene encoding tRNA guanosine(34) transglycosylase Tgt, which produces MKFELDTTDGRARRGRLVFDRGVVETPAFMPVGTYGTVKGMTPEEVEATGAQIILGNTFHLWLRPGQEIMKLHGDLHDFMQWKGPILTDSGGFQVFSLGDIRKITEQGVHFRNPINGDPIFLDPEKSMEIQFDLGSDIVMIFDECTPYPADWDYAKRSMEMSLRWAKRSRDRFDSLGNKNALFGIIQGSVYEDLRDISVKGLVEIGFDGYAVGGLAVGEPKEDMHRILEHVCPQIPADKPRYLMGVGKPEDLVEGVRRGIDMFDCVMPTRNARNGHLFVTEGVVKIRNAKYKSDTGPLDPECDCYTCRNYSRAYLHHLDRCNEILGARLNTIHNLRHYQRLMAGLRKAIEEGKLEHFVADFYQRQGRPVPPLNVD; this is translated from the coding sequence GTGAAATTCGAACTTGATACGACCGATGGCCGCGCGCGCCGCGGCCGCCTGGTATTTGACCGCGGCGTTGTGGAAACCCCGGCGTTTATGCCCGTGGGCACTTACGGCACCGTCAAAGGCATGACGCCGGAAGAAGTGGAAGCCACCGGCGCGCAGATTATCCTCGGCAATACCTTTCACCTCTGGCTGCGTCCTGGCCAGGAGATCATGAAGCTGCACGGCGACCTGCACGATTTTATGCAGTGGAAAGGCCCGATCCTGACCGATTCCGGCGGCTTCCAGGTCTTTAGCCTGGGCGATATTCGCAAAATCACCGAGCAGGGCGTGCACTTCCGCAACCCGATCAACGGCGATCCTATCTTCCTCGACCCGGAAAAATCGATGGAGATCCAGTTCGATCTCGGTTCTGACATCGTCATGATCTTCGATGAGTGCACGCCGTACCCGGCAGACTGGGATTACGCGAAGCGCTCTATGGAGATGTCGCTGCGCTGGGCGAAACGCAGCCGTGACCGCTTTGACAGCCTTGGCAACAAAAATGCGCTGTTCGGCATTATTCAGGGCAGCGTTTACGAAGATTTACGCGATATCTCCGTGAAAGGTCTGGTAGAGATAGGCTTTGATGGCTACGCTGTCGGCGGCCTGGCTGTCGGCGAGCCGAAGGAAGATATGCACCGCATTCTTGAGCATGTCTGCCCGCAGATCCCGGCGGACAAGCCGCGCTACCTGATGGGGGTGGGCAAGCCGGAAGATCTGGTCGAAGGCGTGCGTCGCGGCATCGATATGTTCGATTGCGTTATGCCGACGCGTAACGCGCGCAACGGCCATCTTTTCGTCACCGAAGGCGTAGTGAAAATCCGCAACGCGAAGTACAAAAGCGATACGGGGCCGCTGGATCCTGAGTGTGATTGCTATACCTGTCGCAATTATTCACGCGCCTACTTGCATCATCTCGACCGTTGCAACGAAATACTGGGCGCGCGGCTTAATACCATTCATAACCTTCGCCACTATCAGCGCTTAATGGCTGGTTTACGCAAGGCTATTGAAGAGGGTAAATTAGAGCACTTCGTCGCGGATTTCTACCAACGCCAGGGGCGGCCGGTGCCACCGTTGAACGTTGATTAA
- the yajC gene encoding preprotein translocase subunit YajC codes for MSFFISDAVAAGGAPAQGSPMSLILMLVVFGLIFYFMILRPQQKRTKEHKNLMNSIAKGDEVLTNGGLVGRVTKVAENGYIAIALNDTTEVVIKRDFVAAVLPKGTMKAL; via the coding sequence ATGAGCTTTTTTATTTCTGACGCGGTAGCCGCTGGCGGTGCGCCGGCGCAGGGCAGCCCGATGTCTCTGATCCTGATGCTGGTCGTGTTTGGTCTGATTTTCTATTTCATGATCCTGCGTCCGCAGCAGAAGCGTACTAAAGAGCATAAAAACCTGATGAACTCCATCGCTAAAGGGGATGAAGTGCTCACTAACGGTGGTCTGGTGGGTCGCGTGACTAAAGTAGCGGAAAACGGCTACATTGCTATCGCTCTGAACGACACCACCGAAGTGGTTATCAAGCGTGACTTCGTCGCAGCCGTCCTGCCGAAAGGCACTATGAAGGCGCTGTAA
- the queA gene encoding tRNA preQ1(34) S-adenosylmethionine ribosyltransferase-isomerase QueA: protein MRLTDFSFELPESLIAHYPQAQRSACRLLSLDGPTGDLTHGTFTDLLDKLNPGDLLVFNNTRVIPARLFGRKASGGKVEVLVERMLDDHRVLAHIRASKAPKPGAELLLGDDESVNATMTARHDALFEVQFNDARPVLDILNSIGHMPLPPYIERPDEEADRELYQTVYSQKPGAVAAPTAGLHFDEPLLERLRAKGIEMAFVTLHVGAGTFQPVRVESIEDHVMHSEYAEVPQEVVDAVLAAKARGNKVVAVGTTSVRSLESAAQAAQDALIAPFFGDTQIFIYPGYQYKVIDALVTNFHLPESTLIMLVSAFAGYKHTMNAYREAVKAEYRFFSYGDAMYITYNPQAINERPGE, encoded by the coding sequence ATGCGTTTGACCGATTTCTCCTTTGAATTACCCGAATCCCTGATAGCTCACTATCCGCAAGCCCAGCGTAGCGCCTGTCGCCTGCTGTCGCTCGACGGGCCGACGGGAGATCTCACGCACGGCACTTTCACCGATTTGCTCGATAAGCTCAACCCCGGCGATCTGCTGGTCTTTAACAATACCCGCGTGATCCCGGCGCGCCTCTTTGGCCGCAAGGCGAGCGGCGGCAAGGTTGAAGTGCTGGTGGAGCGTATGCTCGACGACCATCGCGTGCTGGCCCATATCCGCGCGTCGAAAGCGCCGAAGCCGGGCGCGGAACTTCTGCTGGGCGATGATGAAAGCGTAAACGCCACGATGACCGCGCGCCATGACGCGCTGTTCGAAGTGCAGTTTAACGACGCGCGCCCGGTGCTGGATATTCTGAACAGCATCGGCCATATGCCGCTGCCGCCTTACATTGAACGCCCGGATGAAGAGGCTGACCGCGAGCTTTATCAGACCGTCTACAGCCAGAAACCGGGCGCCGTCGCGGCGCCGACCGCGGGCCTGCACTTTGATGAGCCGCTGCTTGAGCGCCTGCGCGCGAAGGGCATTGAGATGGCTTTTGTCACGCTGCACGTCGGCGCGGGCACGTTCCAGCCGGTACGCGTGGAGAGCATCGAAGATCATGTGATGCACTCTGAATACGCCGAAGTGCCGCAGGAGGTGGTCGACGCGGTGCTGGCCGCGAAAGCGCGCGGCAATAAAGTCGTCGCCGTGGGCACGACATCGGTACGATCGCTTGAGAGCGCCGCACAGGCGGCGCAAGACGCGCTTATCGCGCCGTTTTTCGGCGACACCCAGATTTTTATCTATCCGGGCTATCAGTACAAAGTGATCGACGCGCTGGTGACGAACTTCCACCTGCCGGAATCGACGCTCATCATGCTGGTGTCTGCGTTCGCGGGCTATAAGCACACCATGAACGCCTACCGCGAAGCGGTAAAAGCGGAGTATCGCTTTTTTAGTTACGGCGATGCGATGTATATCACGTACAATCCGCAGGCCATTAACGAGCGTCCGGGCGAATAA
- the acpH gene encoding ACP phosphodiesterase, producing the protein MNFLAHLHLAHLAQSSLPGNLMADFVRGKPDELYPADVVAGIYMHRRVDVLTDNLPEVREAREWFRPETRRVAPVTLDVMWDHFLSRHWAQISPEIPLEAFLAHAHAQILPTLPDAPERFVNLNNYLWRERWMERYREMDYIARVLNGMASRRPKLAALRDSWEDLNTHYAALERQFWRFYPRMMEMAREQTL; encoded by the coding sequence ATGAATTTTCTTGCCCATCTGCATCTGGCGCATCTGGCGCAAAGTTCGCTGCCCGGCAATCTGATGGCGGACTTCGTGCGCGGCAAACCGGATGAGCTCTACCCGGCGGATGTCGTGGCGGGAATTTACATGCACCGGCGCGTGGATGTGCTGACCGATAACCTGCCGGAAGTGCGCGAGGCGCGCGAGTGGTTCCGCCCGGAAACCCGCCGCGTGGCGCCGGTCACGCTGGATGTTATGTGGGATCACTTTCTCTCGCGCCACTGGGCGCAAATCTCGCCGGAGATCCCGCTCGAAGCGTTTCTCGCGCACGCGCACGCCCAGATTTTACCGACGCTGCCCGACGCGCCGGAACGCTTTGTGAATCTTAATAACTACCTCTGGCGCGAGCGCTGGATGGAGCGCTACCGCGAGATGGACTATATCGCCCGCGTGCTTAACGGCATGGCGAGCCGCCGTCCGAAACTCGCGGCCCTGCGCGACTCCTGGGAGGATCTCAACACCCATTACGCCGCGCTGGAGCGCCAGTTCTGGCGCTTTTATCCGCGCATGATGGAAATGGCGCGCGAGCAAACGCTCTGA